The sequence GTTCACCCGGCGCATGGGATATTTAATGCGGTCCGGCGAATATACAAATTCAGGGAGATATTCTCCCCGGGGGCAGATATACCCTTTGCTTACCGGGTGCTCAGGCAATCCCTCCACCTTTACCATCTTACCGTCTTCCAGCGTAACTTTAATGCCACAGTCCCAGACACATGACATGCAGTCGCTTATCACAGTTTTTCTTTCCACTTTACTTCCACTCCTTAAAACATCTTATATCAATTTAGCGCACATAAGGAGCGCTTAGGTCGTATACAGGATATTCTTAAATCACCGTCCTGTTCGGTTAAGGCTGGCGCGGGCATTTACGCCCGCGCTCTCAATATCGTATCTTTAGCTTAATCTAGTGCCTATCCAAACCATTAAGTCCTTGCCAACTATTACACTTTGTTTTTCCAAATTAATTAACGCCCTCGATTTTCACTCTCTCACGCAGTTTATACCGTTGGATTTTACCGGTGGCGGTACGCGGCAGTTCCGTAACAAATTTGATCCAGCGCGGGAACTTGTAGTGGGCAATATTCTTGCGCACGAAGTCCTGAATGTCTTTAACAAGCTCAGGAGATCCCTCACAACCCTCTTTAAGAACCACATAAGCCATTGGTTTAACCAACTCATCCGTGTCGGCTGCCGGGACAACACCACACTCAGCCACTGCCGGGTGGTGCAGAATCGCATCTTCGACTTCAATTGGTGATACCCAGATACCGCCGGCTTTCAACATATCATCAGCGCGACCGACACCGAAGTAATAGCCTTCTTCATCTTGATAGAACTTATCTCCGGTAATAAACCACTCGCCAATAAAGCATTCCTTGTTCTTCTGGTGCTTGTTCCAGTAACATTGTGCCGTACCTTCAGCTTTAAGCCACAGGTTGCCGGCTTCTCCCCTGGGCACTTCGTTTCCTTCTTCGTCACACAGCTTGCCCTCATAGCCGGAGAGCAGGTTGCCAAGGCTGCCGGGCTTAACCGAACCAGGCACGCAGGAAAGATAAATCGCTCCCACGTCACTTGAGCCGAGGCCGTCGAGGATTTCAATACCGAACAATTCTTTCCAGCGATCAAATATTACCCTGGGCAGGGCTTCCCCGGCAGAAACACACGCTCTAACCGAAGAAAAGTCATAGTCGACACCCTTAACCCCTTTATCCATGAGAGCCAGCAAGGCCATATAGGAACTCGGCACTCCGTAATAGATGGTGGGCCGGTATTTTCTGACCACTTCGATCAAAGCGTCCGGCTTCGGCATGCCCGGGAACAGGACCACAGCACCGCCGCTTAACAATACGGTATCAAACGAGTTATTGCGGCCATAGGAGAAATACATCTTGGAAAGCGAGAACGAAATGTCATCTGGAGTCGCTTTTACTACTTCATCACAGTGGGCAGTCAAATACATGAGGTCGTGCTGCAGGTGCACAATACCCTTCGGCTGGCCGGTGGTGCCGGAACTGTAAAGCCAAAAACCCGGATCGTCCTTATTGGTGTCAGCGGCTTCCAGGTCAGGGGATGCTTCTTTACAAATCTCACTGAAGCTTAACAGTCCTGGAACCGCATTACCGATTACGATCATGTGCTTCAAATACTTGAATTGATCCTTTACTTCCATAAATAACGGCAGCACGCTCTCGTGAACGATCGCTGCTTTGGCGCGGCTGTCGTTTACGTAGTAAAGATAATCTTGCGCTATAGCCATGGTGCTAAGGAGAACCGGCACTATTCCCGTCCTCATTGTGCCTAGGAAACTATAGAAAAATTCCGGCATATCAGGCATGCAGAGCAACACACGGTTTTCCCTCTCAATACCTAAATTAAGCAGGGCATTACCAAGACGGTTAGCTCTTTCCGCAACTTCGGCGTAGGTGATCTTTTCATCTTCATAGTAAATACAAACATTGTTTCCGCGGCCCTCTTTTAAGTGCCTGTCCATAAGGTAAGTGGTAATGTTAAACTCGGCGGGTATCTCTGGCATACGAAGCATCCTTTTTCCTCCTTTTTAATAAAGTGCTTTATTTATTGTGAATTTGTTCACTATTGATATTGCCAAATTATATTCTAATTTCTTTTATGGAAAATTAATTGACAACCTGCCTGGCGACCCTAGATAATTCATGCCATATTTCTCTAAATATTTCTCCATACCCCCCTCTTTTAAACACACATATAACACCATCACCCCACTTAGCAAGTCAATATAAGGAGCACAGGACGGGATGATTTTATATCCCCGCCCTATGCGCTGCTTCCGTCAGGGCGACTCCAGGTTCAACTTTGACTCGATTAAATTATTCACAGTTCTCAGTTGAATCTTATTCATTGCTATTTTCCCACTTTGTCAAATTACCCCTTATCCCTTACCAGAACGCTTAAGGCCTCTTTTCCAAATAACACAACACAGTTTATTAAAGCAATTTTTATGCCATAAAAACCAGGCCAATTGTTGATTAACATTATCCCTTACCAATTGAACGGCTTGACTCTCAACAGGTTATTAGTGCAATTTTTATGCCATAAACGATCCTTCACTAAATTCCAGAAAATAATTTGCATATAGCTTTTTACTAGCAATAACGCCATGCCGTTCCGAAGAGTGCAGCATCCCTTACGGCTGAAATCTGCAAAAGCATAGCTGAGGCATTTGTCCATTTAACATACGGTGTATAATTATCGGACAAAAAATTTAATGTTTAAGAAGGAATATATCAATCCACGTAGAAGATATATGTAAAACCCCACTTATATGAAGCCCCGCTCATCAATGTGAAAAAAATTCCTCTTTTCCAATAAAGGCTTGGACTTTCGAAGACACAGTTTGCTATCCTGTATGTAAAACTGTTTATTTTTTGTCCTGAAAACATACACTGTATGATTTAAGGACAAACACAATCTAAAGGCGCGAGGTGGTAGCTAAATGCTGGCAAAAGATATTATGGTACCCACCACTGTAAGTCTTGAGCCCCACAGTAAAATGCGTGAAGCTATTAGTATTCTCCGGGACACAAGGCTTGGCGCAATTCCCATAGTTGACTCAAGCAACAGGCTCATAGGGATGTTTACAAGGTCAAATTTATTTGATTGCTTACTAAATGGTGTAAGCATTGACACTGAGTTATCAGGCCATTTCATCACGGACGTTATTTATTTTAAAGAAGATAAGCGGTTTAATAATCTTTCCGAACTTAATCAATGGTTGCGCAAAGTACCTATCGGTCAAACGCCTGTCGTTGATCTTCAGGAACACCCCATAGGTTTCATGACCCGGGATATTATCGTCTGTTTTTTGCTTGACCACATTGAAAAATATTACCGGGATAAGCCCAAAGAGGATTCCCAAAAAATAAACTCTTCACATATAACCAGACATGAAGAACTTTACAAAATAAACGGCACTAAATATAATATAGATTCGATCATTGGCAAGAGCAACGACATGGAGAAACTTAAAAGATTAGCTTTAATGGCGGCACAGACTGCCTCTACTATTCTTATTACCGGAGGTTGCGGGACGGGGAAAGAATTGTTTGCGCAGGCCATTCACAATGCCAGCAGCCGGTGGTATCAACCATTTATTAATATAAACTGCGCGGCCATACCGGCTGAACTAGCCGAATCAGAGCTATTCGGTTATGAAGGAGGAGCTTTTACCGGCGCAAGTAAACATGGTAAGCCGGGTAAGTTTGAATTAGCAGATAGAAGCACTATCTTTTTAGATGAAATTGGAGATATGCCCCTGCCGCTTCAAAGCAAACTGCTACGCATTATTCAAGAAAAAGAGGTTATGCGGGTAGGAGGATTGCATCCTAAAAAAATTGACGTTCGAATCATTGCCGCCACGAATCAAGATCTCCAAAAACTCTATTATGAGGGTA is a genomic window of Pelotomaculum isophthalicicum JI containing:
- a CDS encoding benzoate-CoA ligase family protein, with translation MLRMPEIPAEFNITTYLMDRHLKEGRGNNVCIYYEDEKITYAEVAERANRLGNALLNLGIERENRVLLCMPDMPEFFYSFLGTMRTGIVPVLLSTMAIAQDYLYYVNDSRAKAAIVHESVLPLFMEVKDQFKYLKHMIVIGNAVPGLLSFSEICKEASPDLEAADTNKDDPGFWLYSSGTTGQPKGIVHLQHDLMYLTAHCDEVVKATPDDISFSLSKMYFSYGRNNSFDTVLLSGGAVVLFPGMPKPDALIEVVRKYRPTIYYGVPSSYMALLALMDKGVKGVDYDFSSVRACVSAGEALPRVIFDRWKELFGIEILDGLGSSDVGAIYLSCVPGSVKPGSLGNLLSGYEGKLCDEEGNEVPRGEAGNLWLKAEGTAQCYWNKHQKNKECFIGEWFITGDKFYQDEEGYYFGVGRADDMLKAGGIWVSPIEVEDAILHHPAVAECGVVPAADTDELVKPMAYVVLKEGCEGSPELVKDIQDFVRKNIAHYKFPRWIKFVTELPRTATGKIQRYKLRERVKIEGVN